From the genome of Triticum aestivum cultivar Chinese Spring chromosome 3B, IWGSC CS RefSeq v2.1, whole genome shotgun sequence, one region includes:
- the LOC123065393 gene encoding uncharacterized protein, giving the protein MRPLTLLPQSRRHFREEKKRRLPRHGVPHAADPQVGENLVPEGSSADHTRRTVVGVTMQEGTVLSGDERVCGASGAAAMSGQGRICSTTQAMAMSRECLICSAAQAAVVRRDSSPHTSELSTGKITPEALLRIRGCGLVPLAQPGHLGQPV; this is encoded by the exons ATGCGGCCCCTGACTCTTCTGCCCCAGAGCCGCAGGCATTTTCGTGAGGAAAAGAAGAGGCGACTGCCGCGCCATGGAGTTCCTCATGCAGCCGATCCGCAG GTCGGGGAGAATCTGGTGCCGGAAGGTTCGTCGGCGGATCATACAAGGCGAACTGTGGTGGGGGTGACGATGCAGGAGGGCACGGTCTTGAGCGGCGACGAGCGGGTCTGCGGGGCGTCCGGAGCGGCGGCAATGAGCGGCCAAGGGCGAATCTGCAGCACTACGCAGGCGATGGCCATGAGCCGCGAATGTCTAATCTGCAGCGCGGCGCAGGCGGCAGTGGTGAGAAGGGACAGCTCGCCTCACACGTCTGAGCTGTCGACGGGGAAGATAACTCCCGAGGCTCTGCTTCGAATAAGAG GTTGCGGATTGGTGCCGCTGGCCCAACCAGGACACCTTGGCCAACCTGTGTAG